The following coding sequences are from one Numenius arquata chromosome 29, bNumArq3.hap1.1, whole genome shotgun sequence window:
- the STAT6 gene encoding signal transducer and activator of transcription 6, with the protein MSLCVTQGRRHRDSPEMWETEETVPKMSLWSIISHMPPEEFSGLFTEFPRSLRCLLADWLENQPWEFINGSDAFCTSVAGGMLSAMLEKLRGAAGSDGQQCQILQQISGVENTYRRDPLRLVAVLKAILEGEKAAVLKRDHHLPLSFHRRQEELKFSLGLQRLQHRVREIQALRDGSAASLQLNLRDPQPKAEAKPPESELPTLILEAVKELELAKQQVLKRIQIWKRQQQLAGNGALFEENLAPLQKRCESLVEVYFQLHQQVMAASAELGAELLPRLLERFNEVLSSLVKSSFLVEKQPPQVLKTQTKFQASVRFLLGPQLLKASAKPYMVRADMVTEKQARELALSAYSNTLSESTGEIMHNVVALETNPTNGTCCANFKNVLLKKIKRCERKGSESVTEEKCAVLFSTTVTLTPGNLSIHLQVLSLPIVVIVHGNQDNNAKATVLWDNAFSEIDRVPFVVAERVPWEKMCDTLNLKFKAEVQTTKGLLKEHYFFLAQKIFNDHSASLEDFQSRSVSWAQFNKEILPGRGFTFWQWFDGVLDLTKRCLKSYWSDRLIIGFISKQYVCKLLSTEPDGTFLLRFSDSEIGGVTIAHVIRGKDGSSQVENIQPFSAKDLSIRSLGDRIRDLGQLRNLYPNIPKDQAFGSHYNKEQTGKDGRGYVSTAIKMTVESERNQQPQSIAGVPPEGPQAQMFSLPVLQPELRPESLQSVLSPMCPPAPFCPQPVPTGYPTAESNIDMMVSNNLGSSFPSTSPMLSPSLVMEPALPRCQDLAFRNPLPFMPNQYMTGETSQLLSGGPSPEPRDEEMAELAPFTPMVDPPLQSSPRWMPPSMDLPPGSDFDQLLQEMSMEGPALCPPFTPPLQRSGYPSPNASCWGVGESRWDDSVRPGHA; encoded by the exons ATGTCCTTGTGCGTCACCCAGGGCAGGAGGCACAGGGATTCCCCGGAGatgtgggaaactgag gaGACTGTTCCCAAGATGTCCCTCTGGAGCATCATCTCCCACATGCCGCCGGAGGAGTTTAGTGGCCTCTTCACGGAGTttccccgcagcctgcgctgtcTCCTGGCTGACTGGCTGGAGAACCAGCCCTG GGAATTCATCAATGGCTCGGACGCCTTCTGCACCAGCGTGGCGGGCGGGATGCTCTCCGCCATGCTGGAGAAGCTCCGCGGCGCGGCCGGCAGCGACGGGCAGCAGTGCCAGATCCTCCAGCAGATCAGCGGCGTCGAG AACACCTACCGGCGGGACCCGCTGCGGCTGGTGGCCGTCCTGAAAGCCATCCTGGAGGGCGAGAAGGCTGCCGTGCTCAAGAGG gacCACCACTTGCCCCTCAGCTTCCACCGGCGCCAGGAGGAGCTCAAGTTCAGCCTGGGGCTGCAGCGGCTGCAGCACCGTGTCCGGGAGATCCAGGCGCTGCGGGACGGCTCCGCAg CCTCTCTGCAGCTGAACCTGCGGGACCCGCAGCCGAAAGCAGAAGCGAAGCCCCCAGAGAGC gagcTGCCCACCCTGATCCTGGAGGCCGTGAAAGAGCTGGAGTTGGCCAAGCAGCAGGTTCTGAAGAGGATCCAAATctggaagaggcagcagcagctggcgGGGAACGGGGCCCTCTTTGAGGAGAACCTGGCCCCTCTGCAGAAGAG GTGCGAGAGCCTGGTGGAGGTTTACTTCCAGCTGCACCAGCAGGTGATGGCGGCGAGTGCGGAGctgggggctgagctgctgccccGGCTCCTGGAGCGGTTCAACGAGGTGTTGTCCAGCCTGGTCAAGAG CTCCTTCCTGGTGGAGAAGCAGCCCCCGCAGGTGCTGAAGACCCAGACCAAGTTCCAGGCGAGCGTCCGGTTCCTGCTGGGCCCCCAGCTGCTGAAGGCATCGGCCAAGCCCTACATGGTGCGGGCCGACATGGTGACAGAGAAGCAGGCGCGGGAGCTGGCGCTCAGCGCCTACAGCAACACCCTCAG CGAGAGCACGGGGGAGATCATGCATAACGTGGTGGCCCTGGAGACCAACCCCACCAATGGGACCTGCTGTGCCAACTTCAAGAACGTG CTGCTGAAGAAGATCAAGCGCTGCGAGCGGAAGGGCTCCGAGTCGGTGACGGAGGAGAAATGTGCCGTCCTGTTCAGCACCACCGTGACCCTCACGCCCGGCAATCTCTCCATCCACCTCCAG GTCCTGTCTCTGCCCATCGTGGTCATCGTCCACGGGAACCAGGACAATAACGCCAAAGCAACCGTGCTGTGGGATAACGCCTTCTCCGAGATT GACCGGGTGCCCTTCGTGGTGGCCGAGCGGGTGCCCTGGGAGAAGATGTGTGACACGCTGAACCTGAAGTTCAAGGCGGAGGTGCAGACCACCAAGGGGCTTCTCAAGGAGCATTACTTCTTCCTGGCCCAGAAGATCTTCAATGACCACAGTGCTAGCCTCGAGGACTTCCAGAGCCGCAGCGTCTCCTGGGCCCAGTTCAACAAG gaGATCCTGCCCGGCCGGGGATTCACCTTCTGGCAGTGGTTTGATGGAGTCCTCGACCTCACCAAGAGGTGCCTCAAAAGTTACTGGTCAGACAG GCTCATCATTGGCTTCATCAGCAAGCAGTACGTCTGCAAGCTCCTGAGCACGGAGCCTGACGGGACCTTCCTGCTCCGCTTCAGCGACTCGGAGATTGGGGGAGTCACTATCGCTCACGTCATCCGGGGCAAGGACG GCTCCAGCCAGGTGGAGAACATCCAGCCCTTCTCTGCCAAGGACCTCTCCATCCGGTCCCTTGGCGACCGCATCCGGGACCTGGGGCAGCTCCGCAACCTCTACCCCAACATCCCCAAGGACCAGGCCTTCGGGAGTCACTACAACA AAGAGCAGACGGGCAAAGACGGCCGGGGCTACGTCTCCACTGCCATCAAGATGACCGTGGAAAGCGAAAG GAACCAGCAGCCCCAGAGCATTGCGGGGGTCCCCCCCGAGGGTCCCCAGGCTCAGATGTTCAGCCTGCCCGTGCTGCAGCCCGAGCTGCGCCCCGAGAGCCTGCAGTCGGTGCTCAGCCCCATGTG cccccctgctcccTTCTGCCCCCAGCCCGTCCCCACGGGCTACCCCACGGCCGAGAGCAACATCGACATGATGGTCTCCAACAACCTCGGGTCCTCCTTCCCCAG caccTCACCGATGCTCTCGCCGTCCCTGGTGATGGAGCCCGCGCTGCCCCGCTGCCAAGACCTTGCCTTCAGGAACCCCCT GCCCTTCATGCCCAACCAGTACATGACGGGGGAGACCTCCCAGCTGCTGTCCGGGGGCCCCTCGCCGGAGCCACGGGACGAGGAGATGGCCGAGCTGGCCCCCTTCACGCCCATGGTGGACCCGCCGCTGCAGAGCTCCCCAAGGTG GATGCCGCCCAGCATGGACCTGCCGCCCGGCTCAGACTTCGACCAGTTACTGCAGGAGATGTCCATGGAGGGCCCCGCGCTGTGCCCCCCCTTCACGCCCCCCCTGCAGCGCAGCGGGTACCCCAGCCCCAACGCCTCTTGCTGGGGAGTGGGGGAGTCACGGTGGGATGACAGCGTCCGGCCAGGGCACGCGTGA